In Musa acuminata AAA Group cultivar baxijiao chromosome BXJ2-8, Cavendish_Baxijiao_AAA, whole genome shotgun sequence, one genomic interval encodes:
- the LOC135582487 gene encoding receptor protein-tyrosine kinase CEPR2-like: MLKSTVCFNFLAILPVFLVIPISSSLSLETKVLLEIKSHFKDPFNYLESWSELRSSCEFTGIHCDIDSGHVIGISLPNISLSGVISPSISLLPNLTTLELWENAISGVVPSAIANCTNLQVLNLSANFLTGQLPDLSSLQKLQVLDLSKNSFDGKFPAWVTKISGLVNLVLARNNFDAGEIPENIGSLKNLTWLFLAKCNLQGEIPASIYELTSLGKLDLSYNQISGQLSKAISNLSKLYKIELYQNKLTGVIPPEVANLTLLREFDISCNQFTGKLPPEIGSLKMLTVFHVYMNNFSGELPQGFEDLKFLVSLSLYQNSFSGELPSNLGRFSPLEKIDISENNFTGDFPRFLCQNNKLQFLLALDNNFSGEFPESYNNCKTLIRFRISQNSFTGRVPDGLWGLPSAVIMDIADNGFIGGISSDIGMSASLTQLYVQNNRFSEELPGELGNLSQLDKLYASNNSFSGQIPSQFGNLKQLSSLHLQKNALAGTIPSELGTCDSLVDLNLAHNSLCGTIPGTLASLAFLNSFNLSHNFITGSIPNGLQTLKLSSIDLSDNQLSGEVPAGLLLIASEGALYGNEDLCIGTSNQKHRQLRSCSSSNSYKDATRKPIVVVLTILLVMFVLFFGLGFVRYWNLKLKKYFNRRDLKEGEEKDSKWLLQSFHPMVLNRAEISDLDEENLIASGGMGKVYRLDLNGNRGTVAVKKLWNTVSERVLTAEIGIMVKIRHRNIVKLYACLIEEESKYLVLEYMPNGNLYQALRREMKGGQPELDWNERYKIALGAAKAIMYLHHDCNPAIIHRDIKSANILLDEEYEAKIVDFGIATVDDGSEWTCFAGTHGYIAPELACSLRVTKKSDVYSFGVVLLELITGRYPTDPYFGEEDIVSWISSPFKGQNLSEAYDPRLSSFAAEGMAKVLDIAILCTSKRPSSRPTMREVVNMLTDANPASVVTTGKSSSKNW; the protein is encoded by the exons ATGTTGAAATCAACTGTTTGCTTTAATTTCTTGGCCATTCTTCCTGTCTTTCTTGTCATTCCAATCTCTTCATCCCTTTCACTGGAAACCAAAGTGCTCCTTGAAATTAAAAGTCACTTCAAGGATCCTTTCAATTATCTTGAGAGCTGGAGTGAACTTCGATCTTCTTGTGAGTTTACTGGCATCCACTGTGACATTGATTCTGGCCATGTTATTGGCATCTCTCTTCCAAATATCTCTTTATCAGGGGTGATATCACCATCAATATCTCTCTTACCCAACTTGACTACTTTAGAGCTTTGGGAGAATGCCATCTCAGGCGTTGTTCCTTCTGCCATAGCCAACTGCACAAACCTTCAGGTCCTCAATCTCTCAGCAAACTTTTTGACTGGCCAGCTGCCTGATCTTTCATCCCTGCAGAAGCTTCAAGTTCTCGATCTGTCGAAAAATAGCTTCGATGGAAAGTTTCCTGCTTGGGTGACGAAAATATCGGGCCTGGTTAACCTTGTCCTGGCAAGGAACAACTTTGACGCCGGAGAGATACCAGAAAATATTGGTTCTTTGAAGAACTTGACATGGCTTTTCTTGGCAAAATGTAATCTTCAAGGGGAGATACCAGCTTCCATTTATGAGTTGACATCACTAGGAAAATTGGACCTCTCTTACAACCAAATCTCAGGACAATTATCAAAGGCAATATCCAACTTGAGCAAGCTTTACAAGATTGAGCTCTACCAGAATAAATTAACTGGTGTAATCCCACCAGAGGTTGCCAATCTCACTCTACTACGTGAATTCGACATCTCCTGCAATCAGTTCACCGGGAAGCTTCCTCCTGAGATTGGTAGCCTTAAGATGTTAACTGTCTTCCATGTGTACATGAACAACTTTTCAGGTGAACTCCCTCAaggttttgaagatttgaagtttCTCGTGTCATTATCCTTGTATCAGAATAGCTTTTCTGGGGAGTTACCATCCAATCTCGGTCGGTTCTCGCCGCTTGAAAAGATCGACATTTCTGAGAACAACTTCACTGGCGACTTCCCAAGGTTCCTGTGTCAAAACAACAAGCTGCAGTTCTTGCTTGCTCTTGACAACAACTTCTCAGGTGAATTTCCAGAATCGTATAACAATTGCAAAACATTGATTAGGTTCAGGATTAGTCAAAACAGCTTCACAGGTAGAGTTCCGGATGGACTTTGGGGATTGCCGTCGGCAGTGATCATGGATATAGCTGACAATGGCTTCATTGGAGGGATATCTTCCGATATAGGAATGTCAGCCAGTTTGACTCAGCTGTATGTGCAGAACAATAGATTCTCTGAGGAGCTCCCAGGAGAGCTGGGGAATCTTTCCCAGCTGGACAAGTTATATGCCTCTAACAATTCCTTCTCTGGTCAAATACCTTCTCAATTTGGAAATCTGAAGCAATTGTCATCCTTGCATTTGCAAAAGAATGCACTTGCAGGAACAATACCATCAGAACTTGGAACCTGTGACAGCTTGGTAGACCTCAACCTTGCACACAACTCACTGTGTGGTACGATTCCAGGAACACTAGCCTCTTTGGCTTTCCTCAATTCATTTAACCTTTCACATAATTTCATCACTGGATCGATCCCTAATGGTTTACAGACATTGAAGCTTAGCTCCATTGATTTGTCGGATAACCAGTTATCAGGAGAAGTTCCGGCAGGTCTTCTGCTGATTGCAAGTGAAGGTGCACTTTACGGGAATGAAGATCTCTGTATTGGTACAAGTAATCAGAAGCACAGACAGTTAAGATCTTGTAGTTCGAGCAATAGCTACAAGGATGCAACAAGGAAGCCTATAGTTGTTGTGCTCACCATCTTGCTGGTAATGTTTGTGCTTTTTTTTGGTCTAGGCTTTGTGAGATACTGGAACTTGaaactcaaaaaatattttaacagAAGAGATTTGAAGGAAGGAGAggaaaaagattcaaagtggctgCTTCAATCTTTCCATCCAATGGTGCTGAATCGTGCAGAAATATCAGATTTAGATGAAGAAAATTTGATTGCATCTGGTGGCATGGGTAAGGTTTATCGATTAGATTTGAACGGGAACAGAGGAACAGTTGCTGTCAAGAAATTGTGGAATACTGTTAGTGAAAGAGTTTTAACAGCCGAAATAGGTATCATGGTAAAGATCAGGCACAGGAACATAGTGAAACTGTATGCTTGCTTGATCGAGGAGGAATCAAAGTATCTTGTCCTTGAGTACATGCCAAATGGGAATCTCTATCAAGCTCTTCGCCGGGAGATGAAGGGTGGACAGCCAGAGTTGGACTGGAACGAGCGCTACAAGATTGCATTGGGTGCAGCAAAGGCCATTATGTATCTTCACCATGACTGCAATCCAGCAATCATTCATAGAGACATAAAGTCAGCTAATATACTGCTAGATGAAGAGTACGAAGCAAAGATTGTTGATTTCGGGATTGCCACAGTTGATGATGGATCAGAGTGGACTTGTTTTGCTGGTACTCATGGTTATATTGCTCCAG AACTAGCATGTTCGCTTAGGGTGACCAAGAAGAGTGATGTATATAGCTTTGGTGTGGTGCTG